A section of the Procambarus clarkii isolate CNS0578487 chromosome 38, FALCON_Pclarkii_2.0, whole genome shotgun sequence genome encodes:
- the LOC123751087 gene encoding adventurous-gliding motility protein Z-like → MAKDATFGHSGATQADADATLADTDATLADTGATLADADATLADTDATLAHTDATLADTDGTLTDTDATLADTDATLADTDATLADADATLADTDATLADTDATLADTDATLADTDATLAHTDATLAHTDATLADTDATLADADATLADADATLADTDATLADADATLADADATLADADATLADTDATLADTDATLADTDATLADTDATLADTDATLADTDATLADTDATLADTDATLADTDATLADTDATLADTDATLADTDATLADTDATLADTDATLADTDATLADTDIIT, encoded by the coding sequence ATGGCCAAAGACGCTACTTTCGGACACTCAGGCGCTACTCAAGCAGACGCAGACGCTACTCTAGCAGACACAGACGCTACTCTAGCAGACACAGGCGCTACTCTAGCAGACGCAGACGCTACTCTAGCAGACACAGACGCTACTCTAGCACACACAGACGCTACTCTAGCAGACACAGACGGTACTCTAACAGACACAGACGCTACTCTAGCAGACACAGACGCTACTCTAGCAGACACAGACGCTACTCTAGCAGACGCAGACGCTACTCTAGCAGACACAGACGCTACTCTAGCAGACACAGACGCTACTCTAGCAGACACTGACGCTACTCTAGCAGACACAGACGCTACTCTAGCACACACAGACGCTACTCTAGCACACACAGACGCTACTCTAGCAGACACAGATGCTACTCTAGCAGACGCAGACGCTACTCTAGCAGACGCAGACGCTACTCTAGCAGACACAGACGCTACTCTAGCAGACGCAGACGCTACTCTAGCAGACGCAGACGCTACTCTAGCAGACGCAGACGCTACTCTAGCAGACACAGACGCTACTCTAGCAGACACAGACGCTACTCTGGCAGACACAGACGCTACTCTAGCAGACACAGACGCTACTCTAGCAGACACAGACGCTACTCTGGCAGACACAGACGCTACTCTAGCAGACACAGACGCTACTCTAGCAGACACAGACGCTACTCTAGCAGACACAGACGCTACTCTGGCAGACACAGACGCTACTCTAGCAGACACAGACGCTACTCTAGCAGACACAGACGCTACTCTGGCAGACACAGACGCTACTCTAGCAGACACAGACGCTACTCTAGCAGACACAGACGCTACTCTAGCAGACACAGACATTATCACTTAA